Below is a genomic region from Streptomyces sp. NBC_00461.
CCGACCACCGCCCCGAGCGCCGCGCCGAGTGCGGCCCCGACCCGGGCGCCGTCGCGCGGTCAGGTCTCCGTCGTGCCGAGCGGTGCGCCCAACACCGGTGTGGCGCCGACCTCTTCGGACTCGTCGGGCGCGGGCACTCTGATCGGCGGGGGTGCCGCCGCGGCCGTCGCCCTCGGCGGCGGCGCGGTCTTCCTCGTGCGCCGCCGTCGGGCGAACGGGGCATGAGTCCGCTCTCCAGGCGCGCCTTCGCCGCCGCGGCGCTCGCCGCGCTCCTCGCGGGCTGCGGCGGCCCGGGCGCCACGAGCGGCAACTCCCCGGACGGGAGCCGGGCGAGCGCCTCTTCGCCCTCCGCATCGTCGTCCTCCGCGCCACCTGCCGCCGGGCCGGTGTCCGCGGTGGGGCGATCGACCCCGGTCAGGCTCCGGATACCGGCCATCGGGGTCGACACCCCGGTCATGAAGCTGGGCCTGGCCGCGGACGGCACCGTGCAGGTGCCGCCGATCGCGGCGCACGACCGGGCGGGCTGGTACGAACACTCCCCGACGCCGGGGCAGACCGGTCCGTCGGTGATCCTCGGCCATGTCACGGTCGGCGCCTACGGGGACGGGGTCTTCCGGCACCTGAAGGACCTGCACAAGGGGGAGCAGATCGTGGCGCGCCTGGAGAACGGCACGGCTGCGGTGTTCGCCGTGACCGACGTGCGGACCGTCGCCAAGGCCGACTTCCCGTCGAAGGAGGTGTACGGGAACGTCAAGCGGCCGGAGCTGCGGCTGATCACGTGCGGCGGCGAACGGAGCGGTGACGGATACCTCGACAACGTGATCGTCTTCGCGGCACTGAGATCGTCGAGCCCCTGACCGGCCGGTCGGCGGGCCGAATCCGACCGGGATCCCGGGCCGACGGAACGTACGCCGTCGGTCCGGGCTCTTCCTCGGTGAGCCTCCCGCCCGGCCTGCCTGACCTGAGTGCCACGAGCGCCACGAGTGCCACGAGCGTTTTGAGCGCTCTGAACGCCACGAGCCCCCCACGACCCGGGAGAACGTTGAAACGGTCCCGCGAGAAGGACGCGTCCGAGCTGTTCGCCGCCCTCTATCCGCGTCTCGCCGGCTGGGTCCGCCGGCTGGTCGACGACGACGAGACGGCCCATGAGATCGCCTCGGAGGCGTTCACCCGGCTCTGGGCACGCTGGACGGCCGTCGCGGAGCCGCGCGGTTTTCTCTACGTCACCGCGGCCAACCTCGTCCGGGACCACTGGCGCAAGCTGGAGCGCGAACGCAGAGCCGTACGCCGGGCGACCACCGAGGCCGCGGTGACCCCGCATCCCGAACAGGCCGACCCCTCGGTGCGCCTGCTCGTGCAGTCCCTCCCGGAACGACTGCGCGTCCCGATCCTCCTGCACTACTACGCTGACATGCCGATCCGGGAGGTGTCCGTGCTCACCGGACGCAAGGAAGGAACCGTCAAGGCCGACCTCCACGCGGCCCGCGAACTGCTCCGCGCCCACCTGAGGAGAAGCCTTGATCACACACTCTGACGAGGGCCCGGACCACGACCCCGACGACCCGCTCACCGTCATCCTGCGACCCCCCGCCGAACACCTCGGCGCGCCCCCCGGCCACTACGAGGCGATCCGCCGCGGCGCGTCCCGTCGCAGGATGCTGCGCGCGGCCGCCGGTGCCGCCCTGACCTGCGGTGTCGCCGCCCTGGTCGTACTGCCGCTGCGCCTGACGGCCTCCGACGCCCCCGGCTCCCCGACGGTGCCCCTCGCCCCGCTCCCGGCGAGCAGCCCCTCGACGCTGCCGCCCCGGCCGGCGAAGCCCGTACCGTCGAGTGCCGGGCCCGGCCGGTCGTCCCGTTCCGCCCCGCCGACCTCCGCACCGACCGCGGGACCGACCAGGGGGCCGAACGCGGCCGAACCGTCCGGATCCACCGCCGCGACGGTTGCCCCGATACCCACCCGAGCCGCCTCCATCCAGCCGTCCGCGCCCGGGTCCCGGGCCGTCGCGACGCCGTCGAGCGCGCCCCGCCACTAGCCACCACGGAAAGGGAGACACCTCGCGCAGACGGTTTTGAACACGTTCAATAAAGGCGTACGCTGCCGTCATGAACGACAGAGCCGCCCTGTTGAAGGGCATCCGCGCCTGGTTGGTCCTGTTCGTCGTTTGCCTGGTGCTCAGCGGCGCCACGGCGTTCCCCCTGGTGCACGAGCTGCGCTGGACCGAGGAGACGCTCAGGGCTCTGTCCGTGCCCGACCACCTCCCCGCGCTCACGGACTGGATCGAGCGTGTCCGGCGCGGACTCGACACCGCGGACACCGACTACCCCTTCCTCCTCTACGGCACGGACTGGCTCGCCTTCGCCCACCTCGTCATCGCGGTCGCCTTCTACGGGCCCTACCGCGACCCCGTACGCAACATCTGGGTCGTCGAGTTCGCGATGATCGCCTGCGCCGGAATCATCCCGCTCGCCCTCATCTGCGGACCGCTGCGCGGCATCCCGTTGTGGTGGTCGGTGATCGACATGTCCTTCGGCGTCTTCGGCGTGCTCCCGCTCTACGTCGTCCGGAAGAAGATCAAGCGACTGGAGACGCTGACCGCCGCCCCGCATCCCGGCCCGCTGCTCGCCACCTGAGGGCGGCCCGCACGATCCGCTCCCCGAAAAAGTGTTATCCCGTCGGCCTCCACCCCGTCTCCCCTCGCGTCCCCCACTTCCCCCACACCCGGGAGCCCCCTTGTACCGCCCGCACCGGGACCGCACTGTGACCTCGGACATAGCCACATACCCGGTGCGGGCTGAGAAAGTGCGGTCGGACGGCATATGACCTGGGAGAGGGCAGACGTGGGAGAGAGGGTCGGGCGGGAGTGGCGTGCCACCATCGCGGCCGCGCAGGCCGGTGACCGGCACGCGTTGGACGACCTCGTCGCCGGCTGGCTGCCGCTGGTCTACAACGTCGTCGGCCGCGCCCTGAACGGCCACGCGGACGTCGACGACGTCGTGCAGGAGACCATGCTGCGGGCCGTCGGCAACCTCGGCTCACTGCGCGACCCGGACAGCTTCCGGTCCTGGCTGATGGCGATCGCCATGCGGCAGATACGGGACCGGGCGCGCCGCAGATCCCCCCGGCAACTGGACGAGAGCGCCGCCCAGGAGGCCACCGACTTCGCCGAACTCACCGTGCTGCGGCTCCAGTTGGAAGGTCAGCGGCGCGAGGTGGCGGAGGCGGTGCGCTGGCTGGACGACGAGGACCGGCAACTGCTGTCCCTGTGGTGGCTGGAGGTCGCGGGCGAGTTGACCCGGCGCGACCTGGCGGCGGCCGTCGGCATCAGCCGGCAGCACGCCGCCGTACGCGTCCAGCGGATGAAGGAGCGCCTGGAGACCTCGCGCGGGATCGTGCGCGCACTGGACGGGGCGTGCCCCGCACTGCGGGAGTTGACCGGCCGCTGGGACGGGCGGCCCGACTCGGTCTGGCGCAAGAGGCTGGCCCGGCACATCAGAGGCTGCGGCTACTGCGGCGACGCGCGCGAGTCCGTCGTACCGGCGGAGCGGCTGCTGGTCGGCATCGCGCTCGTACCGGTCCCGGTCGGCTTCACGCTGTCGCTGGCTCTCGGCGGCAAGACGGCGGCCGCCGCCACCTCCATCGGCTGGTCCGCCAAGGTGCTCGGCATCCTGGCCAAGCCCGCGGTCGCCGTCACGGCGGGGGCGACCATCGTCGCGGGCGGCGCGTACGTCGTCACGCAGACCCCGGGCACCCCGCCCCCGCACCCTCGCGCGGTGATCACCCCCACGGCGGCGAGCACCCACCGCCCACCGCCCCCTTCCGCCTCGCCCACGCCCTCCCCGTCCCCTTCGGTGTCCCCCTCCGTGGCGAAGCAGAAGACCCAGCTCTACGGCAGCGTCGTCGACGCCGTCGACAGGGCGCCCGACCCGGACACCCCGCCCGCCGCCCTCCCGCACCGGCCCGCGTCCGGCGTCACGAGCACCGGCGGGGCGCACGCCGTCATGAACCACCGCGGCGACAGCGTGACGCTCACCGGCCAGGGCTATGTCCTGGTCCGCTGGCAGATCGCACCGCAGTACCGGTCAGGCAGCCTGGTCATGCCTGCCTGGACCGGCCTGAAGGGCAAGCTCTTCCACGTCGCCTCGGGCGGCGGCCGCCGGATGGACGACCCCGTCAGCGACACCGACAGCTCCGCCACCGGCATGGGCAACTCGACCGTCGGCTACACCGTCCCGCAGGCCGGCACCCAGCAGATGTGGCAGAACGAGTACTTCTACCTCGACGGCAGCGTCGCCCTCACCGTGAACGAACGCGGCGCCGACTACAACCTGAGCGTCTTCCCGACCACCTGGGACGCCGTCGAGAAGGACGTCACCACCGGCCCCGCCCAGGGCGTGATCCGCTACGGCCTGGTCCGTGACACCGGCAGGGACGACACCCCGGTCCCGCAGTACCTGACCCGTGCGACGCCGGCCGATCCGGCGACGGTGCCTCAGCGCTCCCGGGTGTAGCCACCGTCGCGCAGTGCGCACAGGACATCGACGCGGTTGGTCGTGATCGAGTCGACGCCGAAGTCGATGAGGCGGCGCATGGAACGGCGGGTGTCCGGGGTCCACACGGACAGCAGGTAGCCGTCGTGGTGGACGCGGGCGGCCAGCTCGCGACTGACCAGGGAGAAGCGGTAGTTGAGCCAGCGCGGCTTCACCGCCGCGAGCAGCGCTGGGCGCGGGGGCGCCAGGCTGGTGCAGGTCAGGGCGATCTCGGCGGACGGGTCGGCGGCGCGGACGGCGAGCATCGCGGAGGAGTCCGCGGTGTAGTAGACGCGCTCGGACGCCCCGGCCTCCCGTACGGCGTCAACGACGCGGCGCGCCGCCCGTACGTCCCGCATCCCCGGCAGGTCCAGCATCAACCGCGTGCCGTCAGCGGTGGCCAGCGCCTCCGCGAGCGTCGGCACCCGGCCGTCCGTGAGCCCGCGCACCTCGTCCGCCGACAGGGAGGCGAGGGGCCGCTCGTGCTCCCACAGCCGTTTCAGCGTCGCGTCGTGCAGCAGCACGGGGACGCCGTCCTTGGTGAGTCGTACGTCGACCTCGACGGCGTCTGCGCCCTGGTCGAGCGCGGAACGCAGCGAGGCGATCGTGTTCTCGCGGACGCGGTAGGGGTCGCCGCGGTGGGCCACGGCGGTCACGTTCTGCATGGCCCCATTGTGGCGGGCGTCAGGGAGCGAGCCACGCCGAGGTGTAGCTGTCGATCTCCTCGCGGATGCGGACCTTGCCCGCCTCGTCGAGGAAGGAGGCGTCGACGGCGCCCCTGGCGAGGGCCGCGAGACCCTGTTCGTCGAGTTCCAGCAGGCGGGCGGCGACCGCGTACTCGTTGTTGAGGTCGGTGCCGAACATCGGCGGGTCGTCGGAGTTGACCGTGATGACGATCCCGGCCTTGGCGAACTCCTTGATCGGGTGCTCGTCCAGGGTGCGGACCGCGCGCGTGGCGATGTTCGACGTCGGGCAGACCTCCAGCGGGATCCGGTGCTCGGCAAGGTGCGCGAGGAGCTTCGGGTCCTGGAAGGAACTGGTGCCGTGCCCGATGCGCTCGGCATGCAGGTGAGTGAGCGCGTCCCACACCGTCTCCGGGCCGGTGGTCTCCCCGGCGTGCGGCACGGAACGCAGACCGGCGGCGACGGCCCGGTCGAAGTACGGCTTGAACTGCGGCCGCGGCACCCCGATCTCGGGACCGCCGAGCCCGAACGACACCAGCCCCTCCGGCCGCAGCCGGTCGTCGGTCGCGAGCCGCGTCGTCTCCTCCGCCGCCTCCAGGCCGGCCTCGCCGGGAATGTCGAAGCACCAGCGCAGCACGGTCCCGAACTCGGCCTCGGCCGCCTTGCGCGCGTCCTCGATCGCGTCCATGAAGGCACGCTCGTCGATGTTGCGGCGGGTCGAGGACCACGGCGTGATGGTCAGCTCGGCGTACCGCACCTGCTGCCGGGCCAGATCCCGGGCCACCTCGTAGGTCAGCAGCCGCACGTCCTCCGGGGTGCGGATCAGGTCGACGACGGACAGATACACGTCGATGAAGTGCGCGAAGTCCGTGAACGTGAAGTAGTCGACCAGGGCCTCGGGGTCGGTGGGCACCTTGGAGTCGGGGTGCCGGGCGGCGAGCTCCGAGACGATCCGGGGGGAGGCGGAGCCGACGTGGTGGACGTGCAGTTCGGCCTTGGGCAGTCCGGCGATGAAGGCGTGCAGGTCACGCGGCACGGCAGCGGACGCGTCGAGATGCTCGGTCAAGAGTTCCTCCCCGGAACGGCGCCCCGGGCGGCTTGGGCCTGGCGGGGCGCGGGTGATCGGCTGATCGGTGGGTCGGGATCATCGTAGGCCGGGGGTTCGGTTCTCGGGGTGGGGCGGGGTGGGGTGAGGCAGGACAGGCAGGACAGGCAGGGCAGGGAAGCCGGGCGGGGCGGGCGCCGGGCCACAGGGCGTTGGCCGTGGGCCCTTGGCCGTGGGTCCGGGTCCGGGTCTCCCGGCTCGGGCCGTAGCATGACGGAACGTTCGACAGAGGGGATTCCGCGCATGTCCGACGACGCGCAGACGCCGGCCGCCCGCGACCCGTGGGCCGCACCGTCGGAGGCAGGCTCGCGCGACGCGGCACCCAAGGTCCCCCTGGCCAAGCCGGACAGCCCCGCCGCCCCCGCCCCGGAACCGAACCCGGGGTCATCACCGGCGCCCGACGGCCAGGCGGGCCCCGGCCACACCGTCGCAGGCCAGGGAGCCGGGTACACGGTTGCCGGGCACGGCCCTGGGGAGGGGGCCGACGAGCCCGGCCCGGCCACCCCGCCGCGGCCTTCCGTCCATGACCAGCTGACGGTCACGTCCATGCCCGGCATCGACGACACACCGCCCCACCCCCGGCCCTGGGCCACCCCCTTCACCCCACAGGGCCCGACGCCCCCGACGGGCGGCCCGGCCAACCCCTTCGCCCCGCCCGGCGCAACGCCCTCGATGGGCGGTCCGGTCAATCCCTTCGCCCCACCCGGCCCAGCGGCGCACGCGAGCGGCTCCGCCGCCCCCTTCGCTCCTCATGCCCACGGCGAGCCGATCCCCCCGCCGCCCATCGCCCCCGAGGGCCCCGGCCAGGTTCCGTACGGCTACGGCTATCCGCCCCAGGCCGGTTACGGCGGACCGGGCTACTACAACTGGCCCGGCATGACGCCCATGCCCAGGAACGGCATGGGCACCGCCGC
It encodes:
- a CDS encoding Tat pathway signal sequence domain protein; the encoded protein is MRRTGLSALAVACTAVLAGAVPAFADGASAAPSPVPSATRAPSPGPTSAPAESTTPTTAPSAAPSAAPTRAPSRGQVSVVPSGAPNTGVAPTSSDSSGAGTLIGGGAAAAVALGGGAVFLVRRRRANGA
- a CDS encoding class F sortase — encoded protein: MSPLSRRAFAAAALAALLAGCGGPGATSGNSPDGSRASASSPSASSSSAPPAAGPVSAVGRSTPVRLRIPAIGVDTPVMKLGLAADGTVQVPPIAAHDRAGWYEHSPTPGQTGPSVILGHVTVGAYGDGVFRHLKDLHKGEQIVARLENGTAAVFAVTDVRTVAKADFPSKEVYGNVKRPELRLITCGGERSGDGYLDNVIVFAALRSSSP
- a CDS encoding RNA polymerase sigma factor — translated: MKRSREKDASELFAALYPRLAGWVRRLVDDDETAHEIASEAFTRLWARWTAVAEPRGFLYVTAANLVRDHWRKLERERRAVRRATTEAAVTPHPEQADPSVRLLVQSLPERLRVPILLHYYADMPIREVSVLTGRKEGTVKADLHAARELLRAHLRRSLDHTL
- a CDS encoding RNA polymerase sigma factor gives rise to the protein MTWERADVGERVGREWRATIAAAQAGDRHALDDLVAGWLPLVYNVVGRALNGHADVDDVVQETMLRAVGNLGSLRDPDSFRSWLMAIAMRQIRDRARRRSPRQLDESAAQEATDFAELTVLRLQLEGQRREVAEAVRWLDDEDRQLLSLWWLEVAGELTRRDLAAAVGISRQHAAVRVQRMKERLETSRGIVRALDGACPALRELTGRWDGRPDSVWRKRLARHIRGCGYCGDARESVVPAERLLVGIALVPVPVGFTLSLALGGKTAAAATSIGWSAKVLGILAKPAVAVTAGATIVAGGAYVVTQTPGTPPPHPRAVITPTAASTHRPPPPSASPTPSPSPSVSPSVAKQKTQLYGSVVDAVDRAPDPDTPPAALPHRPASGVTSTGGAHAVMNHRGDSVTLTGQGYVLVRWQIAPQYRSGSLVMPAWTGLKGKLFHVASGGGRRMDDPVSDTDSSATGMGNSTVGYTVPQAGTQQMWQNEYFYLDGSVALTVNERGADYNLSVFPTTWDAVEKDVTTGPAQGVIRYGLVRDTGRDDTPVPQYLTRATPADPATVPQRSRV
- a CDS encoding glycerophosphodiester phosphodiesterase, giving the protein MQNVTAVAHRGDPYRVRENTIASLRSALDQGADAVEVDVRLTKDGVPVLLHDATLKRLWEHERPLASLSADEVRGLTDGRVPTLAEALATADGTRLMLDLPGMRDVRAARRVVDAVREAGASERVYYTADSSAMLAVRAADPSAEIALTCTSLAPPRPALLAAVKPRWLNYRFSLVSRELAARVHHDGYLLSVWTPDTRRSMRRLIDFGVDSITTNRVDVLCALRDGGYTRER
- a CDS encoding adenosine deaminase, which encodes MTEHLDASAAVPRDLHAFIAGLPKAELHVHHVGSASPRIVSELAARHPDSKVPTDPEALVDYFTFTDFAHFIDVYLSVVDLIRTPEDVRLLTYEVARDLARQQVRYAELTITPWSSTRRNIDERAFMDAIEDARKAAEAEFGTVLRWCFDIPGEAGLEAAEETTRLATDDRLRPEGLVSFGLGGPEIGVPRPQFKPYFDRAVAAGLRSVPHAGETTGPETVWDALTHLHAERIGHGTSSFQDPKLLAHLAEHRIPLEVCPTSNIATRAVRTLDEHPIKEFAKAGIVITVNSDDPPMFGTDLNNEYAVAARLLELDEQGLAALARGAVDASFLDEAGKVRIREEIDSYTSAWLAP
- a CDS encoding DUF4190 domain-containing protein, with the protein product MSDDAQTPAARDPWAAPSEAGSRDAAPKVPLAKPDSPAAPAPEPNPGSSPAPDGQAGPGHTVAGQGAGYTVAGHGPGEGADEPGPATPPRPSVHDQLTVTSMPGIDDTPPHPRPWATPFTPQGPTPPTGGPANPFAPPGATPSMGGPVNPFAPPGPAAHASGSAAPFAPHAHGEPIPPPPIAPEGPGQVPYGYGYPPQAGYGGPGYYNWPGMTPMPRNGMGTAALVLGIIAVVVFCLWPIAVVLGVLAVIFGVISRGKARHGESTNPGQALAGIICGAVGIVLGAVMIAATIAHL